The Odocoileus virginianus isolate 20LAN1187 ecotype Illinois chromosome 2, Ovbor_1.2, whole genome shotgun sequence genomic interval AAAGCTAGAATTAATTATGATCAGTATCTACTGGCTTTTTACCTGAGGGGAGAGAGAATgctttctgtgtctccttttaaatgttttctttctcaaaagtgGTTATGTTTCTGATGACGGTTTCTAATGAGGTTCGGCATTCAGGTACCAGATCGCCTTTGGGGCAGGAGCCGAGGGACAGGAAACCCAGGGCACCACTGCCTGCTACTCGCTCCCTTGCTGAAAGGCTTGAGGGGATAGTCGGTCCGAAAGAGtcgcccccttccctcctgttgtGTCTTAGGTCTGTCCGTGCGCGCGAGGGAGAAGGGCAGAAATGGAAGGGTGCGAGGCCCTGCACCTGTGTCATCTTAGCCCATCCTGAGTATCTTTGCCGtccgcccccccacccctcaaCTCAACCTTTGAGGAACAGGACGCTGGGAGAGGTGACGTCCCCATGCGCTCCACACTGCAGCTGGGCCGGACCGTGGAGTCACCTCCGCGCACATCAGCACCGCAGGCAGGCCGGGTTGGCCTGTGCAGTgctttccaaaaaggaaaaaggcGGCCGAGTTCGCCCGAGCGCCGGTAGGAGCCCCAAGGTGATCAGTTCTTAACTGGCTGCGGGGACTAGGAGGGCCCCTAGTCCCCAGGAGCCAGGGACTGGAGGGCAGGCCCCCGCAAGGAAGCGCAGGACCCAAGGTAAGGAGGGGCGAGGAGGAAGGAGTCGGAGGAGGAGAGGACGCCGCGCACCAGTGCCCTCGTCCCCCAGCCAGTGCCCCCAGACCCTGCCCTCGCTCCCAGCCCCGGCCGCCGGCTCCCCCAGAGTGCACACCACCCCGGGTCTCGGCCCCCACCACCAGGCCCAGGCCAGCATCCCTCTCTCAGCCGCCCCCGGCCGCCTCTTCGCCGCGGGATCTCGCCCCCAGCCCggcccctcctcccgcccccggCCCGGCTCAGCACTCCGGCCCCAGTCGCGCCCACTCGCACGTTCCCCCCGGTCCCGGGCTCTGGTTGCCCCGCCGCGACACCAGGCCCCGCTCTCCCCGGACCGGCGGCttcgccccgcccccggcccggctCGCATCCCCGCCCCTAACCGCGTCCCAGACCCGGGATCACCTCCATCCCCCGAGCCCCGGCCTGGCGCGCCCCCCGCACCTCCCCGCCCCCGGTCCGGCTCGCATCCCCGCCCCCAATCGCGTCCCGGACCCGGGATCACCTTCACCCCCCACTCGCGGCCCGGCgcgccccctcccctctcccccggCCGTCCCGCTCCCAATCGCGTCCCGGGCCCGGGATCTCCTCCCTGCCGCCCCCGGCCGGGAGGCGCGTCCCCGGGCCTCCTCCCGCCCCGCCGCCGGTCCGCTCCGCCCGCGCGCCATGGGCAGCGGCAGCAGCCGGAGCGGCCGCGCCCTGCGGCGTCTGCGCAGCCCCGACAGCCGGCCGGCGGGGCCCGGCGGGGCAGCCCCGGAGGGCGGGACGGGGCCCCCGGTCTCGGCGCCGGCTGTGGCGGCGGCCGGGGACGAGGCCCCGGAGGCGGCGGCCGTCACCGATCCCGGCCCCGCGGCGCCCCCAGACGGCGGGGACGAGACCCTGCGTCTGCTGGACCAGCTGTTGGCCGAGTCGGCGGGCTGGGGCCCCGCGGAGCTGGCACCGCGGGGCCCAGCGCGGCCCAGACCCGCAGCCGGCGCCGGGAGCCCGGTGAGTGTGGGGGCCGCGGCGTCCG includes:
- the CYS1 gene encoding cystin-1, with protein sequence MGSGSSRSGRALRRLRSPDSRPAGPGGAAPEGGTGPPVSAPAVAAAGDEAPEAAAVTDPGPAAPPDGGDETLRLLDQLLAESAGWGPAELAPRGPARPRPAAGAGSPVSPKQSAEDHPEGSHVSEAPGGCHKKPERQSAITYDYSEEELMASIEREYCC